Proteins encoded in a region of the Peromyscus leucopus breed LL Stock chromosome 15, UCI_PerLeu_2.1, whole genome shotgun sequence genome:
- the LOC114690723 gene encoding cytochrome c oxidase subunit 7B, mitochondrial-like, protein MLPFVKNAVSRLQVRSIQQVVARQPPDFHDKYGNALLAGGFFFCVSTWTYTATQIGIEWNLSPVGRVTPKEWRDQ, encoded by the coding sequence ATGTTGCCCTTTGTCAAGAACGCAGTAAGCCGTCTCCAAGTTCGAAGCATTCAGCAAGTGGTGGCAAGGCAGCCACCTGATTTCCATGACAAATATGGAAATGCTCTATTAGCAGGTGGATTCTTCTTCTGTGTTTCTACATGGACATATACAGCAACACAAATTGGCATAGAATGGAACCTGTCTCCTGTTGGCAGAGTCACCCCAAAGGAATGGAGAGATCAGTAG
- the LOC114690724 gene encoding olfactory receptor 6Y1: LCPQPVTPTAIKVLEVDNRTATTHFILLGFLTRPAFQFLLFSVFLVTYLLTLVENLLIILAIRSDGQLHKPMYFFLSHLSFLEMWYVTVISPKMLVNFLSKDKSISFNGCMTQLYFFVTFVCTEYILLAVMAFDRYVAICNPLRYPVIMTNQLCGILAGGCWFCGLMTAMIKMVFIARLRYCGTPHINHYFCDISPLLNVSCEDSSQAELVDFFLALMVIAVPLCVVVTSYVTILIAILKIPSAQGRQKAFSTCASHLTVVTLFYSTTLFTYARPKLMYAYNSNKVVSVLYTVIVPLLNPIIYCLRNRDVKMALKKTILCNRSGPGGDGDLSS, from the coding sequence CTATGCCCACAGCCAGTCACGCCCACAGCCATCAAGGTTCTGGAAGTAGACAATCGTACTGCGACAACACATTTTATTCTGCTTGGCTTTCTAACACGACCTGCCTTccagtttctgctcttctctgtcttcctggtgACCTATCTGCTGACGCTGGTGGAGAACCTTCTCATCATCCTGGCCATCCGCAGCGATGGGCAACTGCACAAGCCCATGTACTTCTTTCTAAGTCACCTCTCTTTCCTGGAGATGTGGTATGTCACTGTCATCAGTCCCAAGATGCTGGTAAACTTCCTCAGCAAGGATAAGAGCATCTCCTTCAATGGCTGCATGACACAACTGTACTTCTTTGTAACCTTTGTCTGCACTGAGTACATACTCCTTGCTGTCATGGCCTTTGATCGCTATGTAGCCATTTGCAATCCACTACGCTACCCTGTCATTATGACCAACCAGCTTTGTGGAATACTGGCTGGGGGGTGCTGGTTCTGTGGGCTCATGACAGCCATGATTAAGATGGTTTTCATAGCTAGGTTGCGCTACTGTGGCACACCACACATCAATCACTACTTCTGCGATATCTCTCCACTCCTCAATGTCTCCTGTGAGgactcctcccaggctgaactgGTAGACTTCTTCTTGGCCCTCATGGTCATTGCTGTGCCCCTTTGTGTGGTAGTGACATCTTATGTCACCATCCTCATCGCCATTCTCAAGATCCCATCAGCTCAGGGGCGCCAAAAGGCTTTCTCCACCTGTGCCTCTCACCTGACAGTTGTAACGCTTTTTTACTCCACCACCCTTTTTACGTATGCCCGTCCTAAGCTCATGTACGCCTACAATTCGAACAAAGTGGTGTCTGTCCTCTACACTGTCATTGTTCCCCTGCTCAATCCCATCATCTACTGTTTGAGGAACCGTGATGTAAAAATGGCCCTAAAAAAGACGATACTTTGCAATAGAAGTGGACCTGGGGGAGATGGGGATCTCAGTAgttaa